Within the Agromyces ramosus genome, the region GCGTGCCCGGTTGCAGGTGCCGCAGAACGCCTGCGACACGCTCGAGATGACGCCGATCTCGCCGCCGCCGTCGCGGTAGCGCCAGCGGGTCGCCGTCTCGCCGGGGGCGGATGCGCCGAGCGGCTCGAGCGGCAGCTCGGCGTCGATGCGGCCGACGATCTCGGCGGAGGGCACCACCTCGGCGAGGTCCCACCCGTTGGAGGTGCCGACGTCCATGTACTCGATGAAGCGCAGGGTGAACGGAGTGTCCTTGAAGTGCCTCGCCATGGGGAGCACCTCGTGGTCGTTGACGCCGCGCTTGACGACCATGTTCAGCTTGATCGGACCGAGGCCCGCCTCATGAGCGACCTGCAGGCCGTGGAGCACCTTGGCCACCGGGAAGCGCACGTCGTTCATCGCCTGGAACACGGTGTCGTCGAGCGAGTCGAGCGACACGGTCACCCGGGTGAGTCCCGCAGCTTTCAGGGCCGCAGCCTTGACGCCGAGCGCGGCGCCGTTCGTGGTCAGCGCGATCTCGAGCGGCCGGCCGTCGGGCGTGCGCAGCGCGGCGAGCCGTTCGACGAGCTCTTCGATGCCGCGACGCAGCAGCGGTTCACCACCTGTGAGCCGGAGCTTCTCGACGCCGTGCGCCGCTGCGACCCGCGCGATGCGGGTGATCTCGTCGAAGCTCAGGAGCTCTTCACGGTCGAGGAAGGCGTAGTCGCGCCCGAA harbors:
- the moaA gene encoding GTP 3',8-cyclase MoaA; its protein translation is MSKADIPLTAPRSPAGATTSRAQRLPSTGLVTDQLDRPMRDLRISVTDRCNFRCVYCMPKTVFGRDYAFLDREELLSFDEITRIARVAAAHGVEKLRLTGGEPLLRRGIEELVERLAALRTPDGRPLEIALTTNGAALGVKAAALKAAGLTRVTVSLDSLDDTVFQAMNDVRFPVAKVLHGLQVAHEAGLGPIKLNMVVKRGVNDHEVLPMARHFKDTPFTLRFIEYMDVGTSNGWDLAEVVPSAEIVGRIDAELPLEPLGASAPGETATRWRYRDGGGEIGVISSVSQAFCGTCNRARISTEGKLFTCLFASEGHDLRALLRGGIDDAGLAAAMGSIWGARDDRYSEVRATLTPELRAARPKVEMSYIGG